In Sphingomonas sp. LR60, the following are encoded in one genomic region:
- a CDS encoding alpha-L-fucosidase, with product MTDLTRRALIAAGAATTALPAFAQGTGAPKPWGATPSKRQAAWHMREQYAFIHFSINTFTDREWGYGDESPKLFNPTDFDADQIVAAAKAGGMRGIILTAKHHDGFCLWPTLLTEHCIRNSPYKGGKGDIVGEMEKATRRAGLAFGLYLSPWDRNHAEYGRPAYIDYYRKQVVQLCTRYGELFEFWFDGANGGDGYYGGARETRKIDAPKYYNWPSIIALVHQHQPMACTFDPYGADIRWVGNEDGIAGDPCWPTMPAHPYVQSEGNSGVRGAPVWWPAETNTSIRPGWFYHADEDAKVKSPARLLRYFDESVGRGTNMHLNIPPDRRGRVADHDAAVLKSFGDAQAQTYARNLAQGAVAHASAERGRAFAASRVLDGRRDTYWSTPDGDTTPTLTLDLPPGRTFDVIRLREYLPLGVRVTKFAIDLEEAGQWRTVAEHECISAQRIVRLPQPSSARRLRLRILDAPACPAISEISLFRQVQPVPVAPPKVSDPTIIPRQGWSIVTASGPGAEKLIDGDAQTRWTVPSPTAANPASVTIDLGRVLPLAGFSLTPSRTIAKDTAPPRGYDVETSADGKNWVPAATGEFANIAYALATQRVPFAVRQARYLRLRFEAPAIPAGNLTVAEIGAFTG from the coding sequence ATGACCGACCTCACCCGCCGCGCGCTGATCGCCGCCGGAGCCGCGACCACCGCGCTCCCCGCCTTCGCACAGGGCACCGGCGCGCCGAAGCCATGGGGCGCGACGCCCTCCAAGCGGCAGGCCGCGTGGCACATGCGCGAGCAATACGCGTTCATCCATTTCTCGATCAACACCTTCACCGATCGCGAATGGGGATACGGCGACGAGAGCCCGAAGCTCTTCAACCCGACCGACTTCGACGCCGACCAGATCGTCGCCGCGGCCAAGGCGGGCGGGATGCGCGGCATCATTCTCACCGCCAAGCACCACGACGGCTTCTGCCTGTGGCCGACGCTGCTGACCGAGCATTGCATCCGCAACAGCCCGTATAAAGGCGGCAAGGGTGATATCGTCGGCGAGATGGAAAAGGCGACGCGCCGCGCCGGGCTCGCCTTCGGCCTGTATCTGTCACCCTGGGACCGCAACCACGCCGAATATGGGCGTCCCGCGTATATCGATTACTATCGCAAGCAGGTCGTCCAACTCTGCACGCGCTATGGCGAGCTGTTCGAATTCTGGTTCGATGGCGCGAACGGCGGCGACGGTTATTACGGCGGCGCCCGCGAGACGCGGAAGATCGATGCGCCGAAATACTATAACTGGCCGTCGATCATCGCGCTGGTGCACCAGCATCAGCCGATGGCCTGCACCTTCGACCCGTATGGCGCGGACATTCGCTGGGTCGGCAACGAAGACGGTATTGCCGGCGACCCGTGCTGGCCGACGATGCCCGCGCATCCCTACGTCCAGTCGGAGGGCAATTCCGGCGTGCGCGGCGCGCCTGTGTGGTGGCCGGCGGAGACCAACACTTCGATCCGTCCCGGCTGGTTCTACCACGCCGACGAGGACGCCAAGGTAAAGAGCCCCGCCCGCCTGCTGCGCTATTTCGACGAATCGGTCGGACGCGGCACCAACATGCACCTCAACATCCCGCCCGATCGCCGCGGCCGTGTCGCCGATCACGACGCCGCGGTGCTCAAGAGCTTCGGCGACGCGCAGGCGCAGACCTATGCCCGCAATCTGGCCCAGGGCGCGGTCGCACATGCCAGTGCCGAGCGCGGCCGCGCCTTCGCCGCGTCGCGGGTGCTCGACGGGCGCCGCGACACCTATTGGTCGACGCCCGATGGCGACACAACGCCGACGCTGACGCTCGACCTGCCACCCGGCCGGACGTTCGACGTGATCCGGCTGCGCGAATACCTCCCGCTCGGCGTCCGCGTGACGAAGTTCGCGATAGACCTTGAGGAAGCCGGGCAATGGCGGACGGTTGCCGAGCATGAGTGCATCAGCGCGCAGCGGATCGTGCGCCTGCCGCAACCGTCCTCGGCGCGCCGGCTGCGGCTGCGCATACTCGATGCCCCCGCCTGCCCCGCGATCAGCGAGATTTCGCTGTTCCGCCAGGTCCAGCCCGTCCCCGTCGCGCCACCCAAGGTATCCGATCCGACGATCATCCCGCGGCAGGGTTGGTCGATCGTCACCGCCAGCGGACCCGGCGCGGAGAAACTGATCGACGGCGACGCGCAGACGCGCTGGACGGTGCCGTCACCGACGGCGGCCAATCCCGCGAGCGTGACGATCGACCTCGGCCGCGTCCTGCCACTCGCCGGCTTCAGCCTCACTCCATCGCGCACCATCGCCAAGGATACTGCGCCGCCGCGCGGCTATGATGTGGAGACGAGCGCCGACGGCAAGAACTGGGTGCCCGCGGCGACCGGCGAGTTCGCCAACATCGCCTACGCGCTCGCCACCCAGCGCGTGCCGTTCGCAGTCCGGCAGGCCCGCTACCTGCGGCTACG
- a CDS encoding GH92 family glycosyl hydrolase, translating to MLTRRALLATTATAAIAPLPSFAAAPRRAAPNLFVGTGGDGHTYPGATLPFGMVQLSPDTDVARWDTCSGYHHGDGSIMGFSHTHLSGTGIGDMLDVLVVPTRGPVQLQPGPIETPDQGYRQRYSDEHAEPGYYRVALESGVRAELTVTERTGWHRYTFPTGAGHILIDMAHMILDKWDSGPLIDDGSLTLDADGTLTGSRRVHRWSKGRRIHFAMQLSRKPDRVAFYGDDDVEQPKGATSVSAKRVKAVLFYDDAGAAPIVIRCGISAVDVAGARANLKAEATRGDFDGIRRAAARRWAEALGAITVEGGTADQRTIMASALYHTMVAPTLFSDVDGRYVGLDRQVHNVPAGQRAYSTYSLWDTYRALHPLLTIVAPDRVKSLVDDLIRQTQQSPYGPLVWPLQGVETGTMIGWHGVSVLAESHAKGIPANYAAAWPAIAKRSFDFSAPDLDNSKGRDLYDAKGYVPADKWFESVSRTQEYAYDDWASSRIARVAGAEAEAARLLKRSGNWRNVIDASIGFARPRFADGSWWKDYDPIQLGHMPKPWWRDYTEANGWQATFLNQHDVYGLIAHIGGDAKFEAKLDTLFTAPSTLPKNAPPDISGLVGQYAHGNEPDQHVAYLYAYVGAPWKTQRMVRRLLTEMYKNDPNGVIGNDDCGQMSAWFVMSSLGFYPVDPVEAVYVFGSPLFERATLALPGGKRLVVEAPGNTAATPYVTAVTWNGRPWTKSWIAHADLVNGGTLRFTTSATPNPAFGRDMPDRPPSFGRTPA from the coding sequence ATGCTCACCCGCCGCGCCTTGCTCGCGACCACCGCCACCGCCGCGATCGCGCCGCTCCCCAGCTTCGCCGCCGCCCCGCGCCGCGCCGCGCCCAATTTGTTCGTCGGCACCGGTGGCGACGGCCATACCTATCCCGGCGCGACCCTGCCCTTCGGCATGGTGCAGCTGTCCCCCGACACCGATGTGGCGCGCTGGGACACCTGCTCCGGCTATCACCACGGCGACGGCTCGATCATGGGGTTCAGCCACACGCATCTGTCGGGCACCGGGATCGGCGACATGCTCGACGTGCTGGTCGTGCCGACGCGCGGCCCCGTGCAGCTCCAGCCCGGTCCGATCGAGACGCCCGACCAGGGGTATCGCCAGCGTTACTCGGACGAACATGCCGAGCCGGGCTATTACCGTGTCGCCCTGGAAAGCGGCGTCCGCGCCGAGCTGACCGTGACCGAGCGGACCGGCTGGCACCGCTACACTTTCCCCACGGGCGCCGGTCACATCCTGATCGACATGGCGCACATGATCCTCGACAAATGGGACAGCGGACCGCTGATCGACGACGGCAGCCTCACGCTCGACGCCGACGGCACGCTGACCGGCAGCCGTCGCGTCCATCGCTGGTCCAAGGGCCGGCGCATCCATTTCGCGATGCAGCTCTCGCGCAAGCCCGATCGTGTCGCTTTCTACGGCGACGACGACGTCGAACAGCCGAAGGGGGCGACGTCCGTATCGGCGAAGCGCGTCAAGGCGGTGCTGTTCTACGACGATGCCGGCGCGGCGCCGATCGTGATCCGCTGCGGTATCTCGGCGGTCGACGTCGCGGGCGCGCGCGCGAACCTCAAGGCCGAGGCGACCCGCGGCGACTTCGACGGCATCCGTCGCGCCGCCGCGCGCCGCTGGGCCGAGGCGCTGGGCGCGATCACCGTCGAAGGCGGCACCGCCGACCAGCGCACGATCATGGCGAGCGCGCTCTATCACACGATGGTCGCGCCGACGCTCTTCTCGGATGTCGACGGCCGGTACGTCGGGCTCGACCGGCAGGTGCACAATGTGCCCGCCGGCCAGCGCGCGTATTCGACCTATTCGCTGTGGGATACGTATCGCGCGCTCCACCCGCTGCTGACGATTGTCGCGCCGGATCGCGTCAAGTCGCTCGTCGACGACCTGATCCGGCAGACGCAGCAAAGCCCGTACGGCCCATTGGTCTGGCCGTTGCAGGGTGTCGAGACCGGCACGATGATCGGCTGGCATGGCGTGTCGGTGCTCGCCGAGTCGCACGCCAAGGGCATCCCCGCCAATTACGCGGCGGCGTGGCCCGCGATCGCCAAGCGCTCCTTCGATTTCAGCGCGCCCGATCTCGACAACAGCAAGGGCCGCGACCTGTACGACGCCAAGGGCTATGTCCCGGCGGACAAATGGTTCGAAAGCGTCAGCCGCACGCAGGAATATGCCTATGACGATTGGGCGTCGTCCAGGATCGCGCGCGTCGCTGGTGCCGAGGCGGAAGCGGCCCGGCTGCTCAAGCGCTCGGGCAATTGGCGCAACGTCATCGACGCGTCGATCGGCTTCGCACGCCCGCGCTTCGCGGATGGTTCGTGGTGGAAGGACTATGACCCGATCCAGCTCGGGCACATGCCCAAGCCGTGGTGGCGCGATTATACGGAGGCGAACGGCTGGCAGGCGACGTTCCTCAACCAGCACGACGTCTATGGCCTGATCGCGCACATCGGCGGCGACGCCAAGTTCGAGGCGAAGCTCGACACGCTGTTCACCGCGCCGTCGACGCTGCCGAAGAACGCGCCGCCCGATATCAGCGGGCTGGTCGGCCAATATGCGCACGGCAACGAGCCCGACCAGCATGTCGCCTATCTCTATGCCTATGTCGGCGCGCCGTGGAAGACGCAGCGGATGGTGCGACGGCTACTCACCGAGATGTACAAGAACGATCCGAACGGCGTGATCGGCAACGACGATTGCGGGCAGATGAGCGCCTGGTTCGTGATGTCTTCGCTCGGCTTCTACCCGGTCGATCCGGTCGAGGCGGTATACGTATTCGGCTCGCCGCTGTTCGAGCGCGCGACGCTGGCGCTGCCCGGCGGCAAGCGGCTGGTGGTCGAGGCGCCGGGCAACACCGCCGCCACACCCTATGTCACCGCAGTGACGTGGAACGGCCGCCCGTGGACGAAGAGCTGGATCGCGCACGCCGATCTGGTGAATGGCGGCACATTGCGCTTCACGACGAGCGCGACGCCGAACCCGGCGTTCGGACGTGACATGCCGGATCGCCCGCCGTCGTTCGGGCGCACGCCGGCGTGA
- a CDS encoding glycoside hydrolase family 125 protein, with amino-acid sequence MTPTRRHFLAGSAALAATPAFAAKPDVASKRPALADRRFTSPAVERELARVSKQIADPKLRWMFGNCYPNTLDTTVKMGTIDGRPDAFVITGDINALWLRDSSAQVTPYLHLVKDDPKLGELFRGLIARQARSILIDPYANAFMQDPAAKTDLEWSLKDQTEMKPGVAERKWEIDSLCYPMRLAHGYWQATRDPRPFDTTWAEAARASVRTFREQQRKDGRGPYSFLRTSNRNTEMMPLEGWGNPIRPVGLIVSGFRPSDDACQYPFLIPSNLFAVTALREMARVASEAAHDDALAADATALAAEVEAALKQWGTMRLRDGREVWAYEVDGFGNAMFMDDANVPSLSGLGYLGCVAPDDALWRRTEAAAWSEANPYFFRGTAGEGIGGPHVGLGQIWPMSLIVRALSTTDAATIRTCLKTLRDTDAGTGFMHETFDMNDPAKWTRHWFAWANGLFGELIVRLARTNPAILKEAL; translated from the coding sequence ATGACCCCCACCCGCCGCCACTTCCTCGCCGGCAGCGCCGCGCTCGCCGCGACGCCCGCCTTCGCCGCCAAGCCGGACGTTGCCAGCAAGCGCCCTGCGCTCGCCGACCGCCGCTTCACCTCGCCCGCGGTCGAGCGCGAACTCGCGCGCGTGTCGAAGCAGATTGCCGACCCGAAGCTGCGCTGGATGTTCGGCAATTGCTATCCGAACACGCTCGACACCACCGTCAAGATGGGCACCATCGACGGACGCCCCGACGCCTTCGTCATTACCGGGGACATCAATGCGCTATGGCTGCGTGACAGTTCGGCGCAGGTCACGCCCTACCTGCACCTCGTCAAGGACGACCCGAAGCTCGGCGAGCTGTTCCGCGGGCTGATTGCGCGACAGGCGCGGTCGATACTGATCGACCCCTATGCGAACGCCTTCATGCAGGATCCGGCGGCCAAGACCGATCTCGAATGGTCGCTCAAGGACCAGACCGAGATGAAGCCCGGCGTCGCCGAGCGGAAGTGGGAGATCGACTCGCTCTGCTATCCGATGCGGCTCGCGCACGGTTACTGGCAGGCGACGCGCGACCCGCGCCCGTTCGACACGACCTGGGCCGAGGCCGCGCGCGCGAGCGTCCGCACCTTCCGCGAACAGCAACGCAAGGACGGGCGCGGTCCGTACAGCTTCCTGCGCACCTCTAACCGCAATACCGAGATGATGCCGCTGGAAGGTTGGGGCAATCCGATCCGTCCGGTGGGTTTGATCGTCTCCGGCTTCCGCCCGTCGGACGACGCCTGCCAATATCCGTTCCTGATCCCGTCGAACCTGTTCGCGGTCACCGCGCTGCGCGAGATGGCGCGCGTCGCCAGTGAAGCCGCGCATGACGATGCGCTCGCCGCCGACGCCACCGCGCTCGCCGCCGAGGTCGAGGCCGCGCTGAAGCAATGGGGCACGATGCGGCTGCGCGACGGCCGCGAGGTGTGGGCGTACGAGGTCGACGGCTTCGGGAACGCCATGTTCATGGACGACGCCAACGTGCCCTCGCTGTCCGGCCTCGGCTATCTCGGCTGCGTCGCGCCCGACGACGCCTTGTGGCGGCGTACCGAGGCGGCGGCGTGGAGCGAGGCCAACCCCTATTTCTTCCGCGGCACGGCGGGTGAAGGGATCGGCGGACCGCACGTCGGCTTGGGTCAGATCTGGCCGATGTCGCTGATCGTCCGCGCGCTCTCCACCACCGATGCGGCCACGATCCGCACCTGTCTGAAGACCTTGCGTGACACCGATGCGGGCACAGGCTTCATGCACGAGACCTTCGACATGAACGACCCGGCCAAATGGACGCGCCACTGGTTCGCCTGGGCGAACGGCCTGTTCGGCGAACTGATCGTGCGGCTCGCGCGCACGAACCCTGCGATCCTCAAGGAAGCCCTGTAA
- a CDS encoding glycoside hydrolase family 3 C-terminal domain-containing protein, which translates to MIWLLLASAAADPVATTIATMTIEEKAAQLQSTAPADAKAGLPAYDWWNEGLHGLARNGHATVFPQAIGMAATWDTALVHKIGDVVATEARAKFNAQPVGANRRIYEGLTIWSPNINIFRDPRWGRGQETYGEDPYLTGKLGVAFVTGLQGPDPLHPKVIATPKHLAVHSGPEAGRDGFDVDPSPQDLEATYLPAFRMAVTEGKAQSLMCAYNSIHGTPACASGTLLNDRVRRDWGFTGFTVSDCDAVANIHMFHHYRLDAAAAAAAAVKGGNDLNCGNTYSAIPQAVQRGLVSTAEVDTALHRSLDARRRLGIAFGATSPWANIKPDAINTAGNRALALDAARKAIVLLQNSGQRLPLAPGTKLAVIGANADDLGVLQGNYHGTAVQPVTPLAGLRQRFANVAYAQGSVLADGAPVVLPETALRNLTASYSVGGREVLKRAERHIDLDLTRVPPAPGLPVQGYVARWTGTLTPPGPGAYRLMLDQAQCWKNCSTHDTATLSVGGRVLHQGAVAKGRVEIAWDSDGQPQPFDLTLDHSSQDETFRLLWLPPEEPLVAEAVKAAQASDVVVMVGGLSPDLEGEALQVQVPGFIGGDRSDIALPFAQQRLLTALKATGKPIVLVLASGSAVAVDPAMADAVLALWYPGEAGGTALADVLTGATNPSGRLPVTFYKATTDLPAFVDYGMKERTYRYFTGTPLWGFGHGLSYTSFGYDRVAGAASVAAGQPLTVTARVTNSGRRDGEEVVQAYLVPPKVGSGGFTTPVLQRQLVGFQRIPLRAGKAATARFTIDPRMMSIVERDGRRHIVPGGYRLWVGGGQPGSAAGTWTDFAVTGTDVDLPK; encoded by the coding sequence ATGATCTGGCTGCTGTTGGCAAGCGCCGCCGCCGACCCGGTCGCGACGACGATCGCGACGATGACGATCGAGGAGAAAGCCGCGCAGCTGCAAAGCACCGCGCCCGCCGACGCCAAGGCCGGGCTACCCGCCTATGACTGGTGGAACGAGGGGCTGCACGGCCTCGCGCGCAACGGCCATGCCACCGTCTTCCCGCAGGCGATCGGCATGGCGGCGACGTGGGACACCGCCTTGGTCCACAAGATCGGCGATGTGGTCGCCACCGAGGCGCGCGCGAAGTTCAACGCGCAGCCGGTCGGCGCGAACCGCCGCATCTACGAAGGGCTGACGATCTGGTCGCCCAACATCAACATCTTCCGCGATCCGCGCTGGGGCCGCGGGCAGGAAACCTATGGCGAGGACCCGTATCTCACCGGCAAGCTGGGCGTCGCGTTCGTCACCGGCCTGCAAGGCCCGGACCCGCTCCATCCCAAGGTGATCGCGACGCCCAAGCATCTCGCGGTGCACAGCGGGCCCGAGGCCGGACGCGACGGCTTCGACGTCGATCCCAGCCCGCAGGATCTTGAGGCGACCTATCTCCCCGCGTTCCGCATGGCGGTGACCGAGGGCAAGGCGCAGTCGCTGATGTGCGCGTACAATTCGATCCACGGCACGCCGGCGTGCGCGTCGGGCACGCTGCTCAACGATCGCGTGCGCCGCGACTGGGGGTTCACCGGCTTCACCGTCTCGGACTGCGATGCGGTCGCGAACATCCACATGTTCCACCATTACCGGCTCGACGCGGCGGCGGCTGCCGCGGCGGCGGTAAAGGGTGGCAACGACCTGAATTGCGGCAACACCTATTCGGCGATTCCGCAAGCGGTGCAGCGCGGATTGGTCAGCACGGCGGAGGTCGACACCGCACTCCACCGCTCGCTCGACGCGCGTCGCCGGTTGGGGATCGCGTTCGGCGCGACCAGCCCGTGGGCGAACATCAAGCCGGATGCGATCAACACGGCCGGCAACCGCGCGCTGGCGCTGGACGCGGCGCGCAAGGCGATCGTCCTGCTTCAGAACAGTGGCCAGCGGCTACCGCTCGCGCCGGGCACCAAATTGGCGGTGATCGGTGCGAACGCCGACGATCTCGGCGTGCTGCAGGGCAATTACCACGGCACCGCGGTCCAGCCGGTCACCCCGCTGGCCGGCTTGCGTCAGCGATTTGCGAATGTCGCCTATGCGCAGGGCTCGGTGCTTGCCGATGGCGCGCCGGTGGTGCTGCCGGAGACGGCGCTCAGGAACCTGACCGCCAGCTACAGCGTCGGAGGGCGCGAGGTACTGAAGCGTGCCGAGCGCCATATCGACCTCGACCTGACGCGTGTCCCCCCGGCCCCCGGCTTGCCGGTGCAGGGCTATGTCGCGCGCTGGACCGGCACGCTGACCCCGCCAGGACCGGGCGCGTACCGGCTAATGCTCGATCAGGCGCAATGCTGGAAGAATTGCAGCACGCACGACACCGCGACGCTGTCGGTCGGCGGGCGCGTGCTTCATCAGGGCGCAGTCGCCAAGGGCCGGGTCGAGATCGCTTGGGACAGCGACGGCCAGCCGCAGCCGTTCGACCTGACGCTCGATCACAGCAGCCAGGACGAGACGTTCCGCCTGTTGTGGCTCCCACCCGAAGAGCCGCTGGTCGCCGAAGCGGTCAAGGCGGCGCAGGCGTCCGACGTCGTCGTGATGGTCGGTGGCCTTTCCCCTGACCTGGAGGGCGAGGCGCTGCAGGTGCAGGTGCCCGGCTTCATCGGCGGCGACCGCAGCGACATCGCGCTTCCTTTCGCGCAACAACGCCTGCTGACCGCGCTGAAGGCGACCGGGAAGCCGATTGTTCTGGTGCTGGCGAGCGGCAGCGCGGTGGCGGTCGATCCGGCAATGGCCGATGCGGTGCTCGCGCTCTGGTATCCGGGCGAAGCGGGCGGCACCGCGCTCGCCGACGTGCTGACGGGTGCGACCAACCCGTCGGGACGGCTGCCGGTGACCTTCTACAAGGCGACCACCGACCTGCCCGCCTTCGTCGATTACGGGATGAAGGAGCGCACCTATCGCTACTTCACCGGCACGCCGCTCTGGGGCTTCGGGCACGGGCTGTCGTATACGAGCTTCGGCTATGACCGGGTTGCGGGCGCAGCCAGCGTCGCCGCCGGGCAGCCGCTGACCGTCACCGCGCGCGTCACCAACAGCGGACGACGCGACGGCGAGGAAGTGGTGCAAGCGTATCTGGTGCCGCCCAAGGTCGGAAGTGGCGGCTTCACGACGCCGGTGCTGCAACGACAGCTGGTCGGCTTCCAGCGCATTCCGCTCCGCGCCGGCAAGGCCGCCACCGCGCGCTTCACGATCGACCCGCGGATGATGAGCATCGTCGAGCGCGACGGGCGGCGGCACATCGTGCCCGGTGGCTATCGCCTGTGGGTCGGCGGTGGCCAGCCGGGAAGTGCCGCGGGAACCTGGACCGACTTCGCGGTGACCGGAACCGACGTGGATCTACCGAAGTGA
- a CDS encoding beta-mannosidase → MRWLALPLLLASTAAVAAPKTVTPLDQGWQVRIDPRDADAARTHPRAAKWFDATVPGSVQQALIATRQVPDPFKGTNEAAIQWAGLTGWQYQRTLRLSAEQIARGHLDLVFDALDTFATVSVNGQPVLSADNAHRQWRVDAKRFLKAGDNIITLTFASPIRTMQPKVLAEAHPLPGEYDSAFGDEPKGKQTSPYIRKPKYDWSWDWGPRIINIGPTQPMRLEAWDDARLAQLRFEQVALTDAEARLDAKFDVVADRSGPALVRATITAPDGKLVTAEQNVTLTPGDNRVIIPLTIAQPQRWQPVGYGAQPLYRVAGTLAENGTESDRAERRIGLRTVELIRGGGAFGFKVNDTPIFAKGANLIPFDNFPARVTPAKMRGLLADAKSANMNMIRIWGGGYYLPDAFFDAADELGLMIWSDFMFGGAVTPPDVAFRENVRVEAEQQVARVSGHPSIVLWAGGNEVLSGWENWSDRKAFKKAVGADEQERIGIGMAVLFDRVLRQAVRDFDPAVPYWPGSPSTDYEGPVDTDAAGDRHFWDVWSGSKPVANYLNSCPRFMSEYGFQAMPDLATIKDFAGNLNVAPTDPVMKAHQKFLAGEGNDRLLFYIRERLGEPKGLADYVYLSQVNQAQAIEMAALHHRACRPVTMGSLYWQLNDTWPAISWSSIDYDGRWKLLQYAARRFFAEQVIVAEHKDAATRVAIVSDATTPLSGRWRVRGFDMAGHVLGERGGETMIEPLAASEAATIPDAELFGTAAPGESYAVAELYFDTRLLHRRIVERVLPKDVRWPDPGLSVRWEGRTVTITAKALARAVMLDFGATSAQPSDDGFDLLPGESRAITVASSATPAQLKRALTLRSLGGRK, encoded by the coding sequence ATGCGGTGGCTGGCCCTGCCGTTGCTGCTCGCCTCGACCGCGGCGGTGGCGGCACCGAAGACGGTGACGCCGCTCGATCAGGGCTGGCAGGTACGCATCGACCCCCGGGACGCCGACGCCGCGCGCACGCATCCGCGCGCCGCCAAATGGTTCGACGCGACCGTGCCGGGCAGCGTGCAACAGGCGCTGATCGCGACCAGACAGGTGCCCGATCCCTTCAAGGGCACCAACGAGGCGGCGATCCAATGGGCCGGGCTGACCGGCTGGCAATATCAGCGCACGCTCCGGCTGAGCGCCGAACAGATCGCGCGCGGCCATCTCGACTTGGTGTTCGACGCGCTCGACACCTTCGCGACCGTGTCGGTCAACGGCCAGCCGGTGCTGAGCGCCGACAATGCGCACCGGCAATGGCGCGTCGATGCCAAGCGCTTCCTCAAGGCCGGCGACAACATCATCACCCTCACCTTCGCCTCGCCGATCAGGACGATGCAGCCGAAGGTGCTGGCCGAGGCGCACCCGCTGCCCGGCGAATACGACTCCGCGTTCGGCGACGAACCGAAGGGCAAGCAGACCTCCCCCTACATCCGCAAACCCAAATACGACTGGAGCTGGGACTGGGGCCCCCGCATCATCAACATCGGCCCGACGCAGCCGATGCGGCTGGAGGCATGGGACGATGCCCGGCTGGCGCAACTGCGCTTCGAGCAGGTCGCGCTGACCGACGCCGAGGCGCGGCTCGATGCGAAGTTCGACGTGGTCGCCGATCGGAGCGGCCCGGCGCTGGTGCGCGCAACGATCACCGCGCCTGACGGGAAGCTGGTCACCGCCGAGCAGAACGTGACGCTGACGCCCGGCGACAATCGCGTCATCATTCCGCTGACGATCGCGCAGCCGCAACGCTGGCAGCCGGTCGGTTACGGTGCGCAGCCGCTCTACCGGGTGGCAGGCACGCTGGCCGAGAACGGCACCGAGAGCGACCGGGCGGAACGCCGCATCGGGCTGCGCACCGTCGAGCTGATCCGCGGTGGCGGCGCCTTCGGGTTCAAGGTCAACGATACACCGATCTTCGCCAAGGGCGCGAACCTGATCCCCTTCGACAACTTTCCGGCGCGCGTCACGCCCGCCAAGATGCGCGGCCTGCTCGCCGATGCGAAATCGGCCAATATGAACATGATCCGCATCTGGGGCGGCGGTTATTATCTCCCCGATGCCTTCTTCGATGCCGCCGACGAGCTCGGGCTGATGATCTGGTCGGACTTCATGTTCGGCGGCGCGGTGACACCACCCGACGTGGCGTTCCGCGAGAATGTCCGCGTCGAGGCCGAACAGCAGGTCGCCCGCGTGTCCGGTCACCCGTCGATCGTGTTGTGGGCGGGCGGCAACGAAGTGCTGTCGGGCTGGGAAAACTGGTCGGATCGCAAGGCGTTCAAGAAAGCCGTCGGCGCGGACGAGCAGGAACGGATCGGCATCGGGATGGCCGTGCTGTTCGACCGCGTGCTGCGGCAGGCGGTGCGCGACTTCGATCCGGCGGTACCGTACTGGCCGGGTTCACCCTCGACCGATTACGAAGGTCCGGTGGACACCGATGCCGCGGGCGACCGCCATTTCTGGGATGTCTGGTCCGGGTCGAAGCCGGTCGCGAACTATCTGAACTCCTGCCCGCGCTTCATGTCGGAATATGGCTTTCAGGCGATGCCCGATCTGGCGACGATCAAGGACTTCGCGGGCAATCTGAACGTCGCGCCCACCGATCCGGTGATGAAGGCACACCAGAAGTTCCTTGCCGGGGAAGGCAACGACCGGCTGCTCTTCTACATCCGCGAGCGGCTCGGCGAGCCCAAGGGACTGGCGGACTACGTGTATCTGAGCCAGGTCAATCAGGCGCAGGCGATCGAAATGGCGGCGCTGCATCATCGCGCCTGCCGCCCGGTGACGATGGGGTCGCTCTATTGGCAGTTGAACGACACCTGGCCCGCCATCTCCTGGTCGAGCATCGACTATGACGGGCGGTGGAAGCTGCTCCAATATGCCGCGCGACGCTTCTTCGCGGAGCAGGTGATCGTCGCCGAGCACAAGGACGCGGCGACACGCGTCGCGATCGTGTCGGACGCTACGACGCCGCTATCGGGGCGCTGGCGCGTTCGCGGGTTCGATATGGCCGGACATGTGCTCGGCGAGCGCGGCGGCGAGACGATGATCGAACCGCTGGCCGCCAGCGAGGCGGCGACGATCCCCGACGCCGAACTGTTCGGGACGGCCGCGCCGGGTGAGAGCTATGCCGTGGCGGAACTATACTTCGACACCCGCCTGCTGCACCGGCGCATCGTCGAGCGGGTACTCCCCAAGGACGTGCGCTGGCCCGACCCCGGCCTGTCGGTGCGCTGGGAGGGCCGGACCGTGACGATCACCGCGAAGGCGCTGGCGCGCGCGGTGATGCTCGATTTCGGCGCGACCTCCGCCCAGCCGTCCGACGACGGCTTCGACCTGCTGCCCGGCGAAAGCCGCGCGATCACCGTGGCGTCGAGCGCGACGCCCGCACAATTGAAGCGCGCCTTGACGCTGCGCTCGCTGGGAGGACGCAAATGA